A single Pedobacter sp. PACM 27299 DNA region contains:
- the radC gene encoding RadC family protein, with the protein MAIYEARLGIKQWAEADRPREKLILHGRRHLTDAELVAIFIVSGNAEESAVDLSKRILASCNQDLDALGRMSVQDLCKFRGIGEARAISIISALELGRRRKPSTVLLPKITSSHDCHRELSPVLTDLTHEEFWILLLNRANEVLAKLQISVGGLSGTVADPKIIYKIALEHGASYVVLAHNHPSGNLKPSPEDLHLTKKLVSAGKLLDLPVLDHLIITNKSFFSFNDDGLI; encoded by the coding sequence ATGGCTATTTACGAAGCGAGATTAGGAATTAAGCAATGGGCAGAAGCGGACCGGCCCCGGGAGAAACTCATCCTTCATGGGCGCAGGCACCTGACTGATGCGGAACTGGTCGCGATATTTATCGTTTCGGGTAACGCGGAAGAGTCTGCAGTAGATTTAAGCAAGCGTATTTTGGCTTCCTGCAATCAGGATCTGGATGCTTTAGGTAGAATGAGCGTACAGGATTTATGCAAGTTTCGTGGAATTGGCGAGGCGAGGGCGATCTCGATCATCAGCGCATTGGAACTCGGCCGCAGGAGAAAACCAAGTACAGTCCTATTACCAAAAATTACCAGTTCTCATGATTGTCACCGGGAACTCTCCCCAGTATTGACAGACTTAACTCATGAGGAGTTTTGGATCTTATTACTCAACAGGGCCAATGAAGTATTGGCAAAATTACAAATTAGCGTAGGTGGCTTATCAGGAACAGTAGCCGATCCAAAAATCATCTATAAGATTGCACTGGAACATGGAGCGTCTTATGTAGTATTGGCGCACAATCACCCTTCTGGAAATCTAAAACCCAGCCCCGAAGATCTGCACCTCACCAAAAAACTAGTGTCCGCAGGGAAGTTATTAGACCTGCCGGTGCTGGATCACTTAATTATTACAAACAAATCCTTCTTTAGTTTCAATGATG
- the rpsT gene encoding 30S ribosomal protein S20, with protein sequence MANHKSSLKRIRANATKRLRNRYQAKTTRTFIKRLRAAEDQKTGKELLPKVISMLDRLAKKNVIHKNKAANNKSKLTKFVNGLK encoded by the coding sequence ATGGCAAATCATAAATCTTCGTTAAAAAGAATTAGAGCAAACGCAACTAAACGTTTACGTAACAGATATCAGGCAAAAACTACTCGTACCTTTATCAAAAGGTTACGTGCTGCTGAAGATCAAAAAACAGGAAAAGAGTTATTACCGAAAGTAATCTCTATGTTAGATCGTTTGGCTAAGAAAAACGTTATTCACAAGAATAAAGCAGCTAACAACAAATCTAAATTGACTAAATTTGTTAATGGCTTAAAATAA
- the purN gene encoding phosphoribosylglycinamide formyltransferase, translating into MKKRIAIFASGSGSNAQKLMEHFKHHPEAEIALVLTNNPDAYVLQRADNFEIPSHIFDRNEFYHTEKIIGLLKNLEIDLIVLAGFLWLIPKNLIQEYPGRIVNIHPAILPKFGGKGMYGDHVHYAVMAAKEPEGGITIHYVDENYDEGEYIYQAKYKIEKDDNLEMIKFKGQQLEHNHYPRIVESIIKKIKK; encoded by the coding sequence ATGAAAAAACGCATCGCTATATTCGCTTCAGGCTCGGGTTCTAATGCCCAGAAATTAATGGAGCATTTTAAACACCACCCGGAAGCAGAAATTGCATTGGTACTGACCAACAATCCTGATGCTTACGTATTACAACGTGCAGATAATTTCGAAATCCCTTCTCATATCTTTGACAGGAACGAATTTTACCATACTGAAAAGATCATTGGCTTATTAAAAAACCTGGAGATCGATTTAATTGTATTGGCTGGATTCCTATGGTTAATTCCAAAAAACCTGATCCAGGAATACCCAGGACGCATTGTCAACATTCACCCTGCAATCCTGCCTAAATTTGGTGGAAAAGGCATGTATGGCGATCATGTACACTATGCAGTGATGGCGGCAAAAGAACCAGAAGGTGGTATTACCATTCATTATGTAGACGAGAACTACGATGAAGGAGAATATATTTACCAGGCGAAATACAAAATAGAGAAAGATGACAACCTGGAAATGATCAAATTTAAAGGGCAGCAGCTGGAACATAACCACTATCCGCGCATTGTAGAATCAATCATCAAAAAGATCAAAAAATAA
- the purH gene encoding bifunctional phosphoribosylaminoimidazolecarboxamide formyltransferase/IMP cyclohydrolase, with protein MSQSIKIKNALISVYYKDGLEPLVRLLAKQGVQLFSTGGTEQFIKDLNLPVTAVEDLTGYPSILGGRVKTLHPKVFGGILNRRGLASDQEQINEYEIPEIDLVIVDLYPFEETLKAGGSEEEIIEKIDIGGISLIRAAAKNFNDVVILASKDDYSTLQHQLEAQEGTTTIVQRKAYAKKAFHTSSHYDTAIFNYFNTEEPLNVFKQSINTAQVLRYGENPHQQGVFYGDLNAMFTKLNGKELSYNNLVDVDAAVALIDEFEEPTFAILKHTNACGVASKATIKEAWDTALACDPVSAFGGVLIANREIDLATAEEINKLFFEVLIAPAYQPEAVELFRAKKNRVILQRNEVELSKKQFKTLLNGVIEQDKDLIIENADQMTTVTEKAPTAEELKDLFFANKIVKHTKSNTIVFVKNNQLLSSGVGQTSRVDALKQAIVKANAFNFPLKGSVMASDAFFPFPDCVEIAAEAGITAVLQPGGSIKDADSINMANEKGIAMVTTGIRHFKH; from the coding sequence ATGAGTCAATCGATAAAGATCAAAAACGCTTTAATTTCAGTTTATTACAAGGATGGTTTAGAACCTTTAGTTCGCCTGTTAGCTAAACAGGGTGTCCAGTTATTCTCAACTGGTGGTACCGAACAATTTATTAAAGACCTAAATCTGCCGGTTACAGCAGTGGAAGACCTTACAGGTTATCCTTCTATTCTAGGAGGCAGGGTAAAGACATTACACCCTAAAGTTTTCGGTGGTATCTTAAACAGAAGGGGACTGGCTTCAGATCAGGAGCAGATCAATGAATATGAGATCCCTGAAATCGACCTGGTTATTGTAGATTTATACCCATTTGAAGAAACTTTAAAAGCTGGTGGTTCTGAAGAAGAAATCATTGAGAAAATTGATATTGGTGGCATCTCTCTGATCAGAGCAGCTGCTAAAAACTTCAATGACGTAGTGATTCTTGCTTCAAAAGACGACTACTCCACTTTACAACATCAATTAGAAGCACAAGAAGGAACCACTACGATCGTTCAGCGTAAAGCTTATGCGAAAAAAGCTTTCCACACTTCTTCTCACTACGATACGGCCATCTTCAATTATTTCAATACTGAAGAGCCATTAAATGTATTCAAACAAAGCATCAATACTGCTCAGGTATTGAGATATGGCGAGAACCCGCATCAACAAGGAGTATTTTATGGCGATTTAAATGCCATGTTCACTAAATTGAATGGTAAAGAGCTTTCTTATAACAACCTGGTTGATGTAGATGCTGCTGTTGCTTTAATCGATGAATTCGAAGAGCCAACATTTGCCATCTTAAAACATACCAATGCTTGTGGTGTGGCTTCAAAAGCAACCATTAAAGAAGCATGGGATACCGCATTGGCTTGTGATCCGGTAAGTGCTTTCGGTGGTGTATTGATCGCCAACCGCGAAATCGACCTGGCAACTGCTGAAGAAATCAACAAATTATTCTTCGAAGTATTGATCGCCCCAGCTTATCAGCCGGAAGCTGTTGAACTTTTCCGCGCGAAAAAGAACAGAGTGATCTTACAGAGAAATGAAGTAGAATTGAGCAAAAAGCAATTCAAAACCTTATTGAACGGTGTAATTGAACAAGATAAAGATCTGATCATCGAAAATGCAGATCAGATGACTACAGTAACAGAGAAAGCACCTACTGCTGAAGAACTTAAAGATCTTTTCTTTGCGAATAAAATCGTTAAACATACCAAATCTAATACTATTGTATTTGTAAAAAACAATCAGTTGCTATCGAGTGGTGTAGGTCAGACGTCAAGAGTAGACGCTTTGAAACAAGCCATCGTAAAAGCAAATGCATTCAACTTCCCATTGAAAGGTTCAGTAATGGCATCTGATGCATTCTTCCCTTTCCCTGATTGTGTAGAAATCGCAGCTGAAGCAGGCATTACTGCAGTTTTACAACCAGGTGGTTCAATTAAAGATGCCGACTCCATCAATATGGCGAATGAGAAAGGCATCGCAATGGTTACCACGGGTATTAGACATTTTAAACACTAA
- a CDS encoding rod shape-determining protein, which produces MGLFNWFTQEVAIDLGTANTLIIHNDKVVVDEPSIVAFDRQTNKIIAIGRQAMQMEGKTHDNIRTVRPLKDGVIADFNAAEAMIKGMIRMLNGGKGWMFPSLRMVICIPSGITEVEKRAVRDSAEIAGAKEVYLIHEPMAAAVGIGIDVEEPMGNMIIDIGGGTTEIAVIALSGIVCDQSIRVAGDNFDSDIVNYIRRQHNIMIGDRTAEKIKIEVGAALPELTDPPADFAVQGRDLMTGVPKQITVSYTEIAHCLDKSISKIEEAILKALEITPPELSADIYQTGIYLTGGGALLRGLDKRVAAKTKLPVHVAEDPLRAVVRGTGIALKNIGGYKFLMQ; this is translated from the coding sequence ATGGGTTTATTTAATTGGTTTACACAAGAGGTTGCTATCGATTTAGGTACGGCTAACACTCTAATCATACATAATGACAAGGTAGTAGTGGATGAGCCATCCATTGTTGCTTTCGACAGACAAACAAATAAAATCATCGCTATTGGCCGTCAGGCCATGCAAATGGAGGGGAAAACGCATGATAACATCCGTACGGTAAGACCACTAAAAGATGGTGTTATTGCCGATTTTAATGCCGCAGAAGCGATGATCAAAGGAATGATCCGTATGCTGAATGGTGGTAAAGGATGGATGTTCCCTTCCTTAAGAATGGTCATTTGTATCCCTTCCGGTATCACTGAGGTAGAGAAACGTGCAGTAAGAGATTCAGCGGAAATCGCAGGCGCAAAAGAAGTTTACCTGATTCATGAGCCTATGGCAGCTGCTGTAGGAATCGGAATTGACGTAGAAGAACCGATGGGTAACATGATCATTGATATAGGTGGTGGTACTACTGAAATCGCGGTAATCGCATTATCAGGTATCGTATGTGACCAGTCGATCCGCGTTGCCGGAGATAACTTTGATTCTGACATTGTGAATTATATCCGTCGTCAGCACAACATTATGATCGGAGATCGTACTGCTGAGAAAATCAAGATTGAAGTAGGTGCGGCATTGCCGGAATTAACTGATCCACCTGCAGACTTCGCAGTTCAAGGTAGAGATTTAATGACAGGTGTCCCGAAACAAATCACCGTTTCTTACACTGAAATTGCACATTGCCTGGACAAATCTATTTCGAAAATTGAAGAAGCAATTCTTAAAGCATTAGAGATTACTCCTCCGGAGCTTTCTGCAGATATTTATCAGACTGGTATTTACCTGACAGGTGGTGGCGCCCTATTACGCGGTTTAGATAAACGTGTAGCGGCAAAAACCAAACTTCCAGTACACGTTGCCGAAGATCCACTTCGTGCAGTAGTGCGTGGAACAGGTATCGCCCTGAAAAATATTGGTGGTTATAAATTCTTAATGCAATAA
- the mreC gene encoding rod shape-determining protein MreC, with protein sequence MRNLWIFINRYNAFFFFIIFFTIGIYLTVSNNSYQRSVTVNSTNEVVGTAYKNLNVLKKYINLGDVNDSLAVENAKLKTELLALNSIDSAKNVVVKDTLNKTQYTYLSARVIKNSITLRNNIITINRGTADGIESGMAVISQGKGVVGYIRDVSEHLATIESLLHKDTKVSVTLKKNNAMGTLVWGTKNFDYRKAYIKDVPNHYKIALKDTVVTSSYSHFPPGILVGRVSNTGISTGDNFMTIEIDLFNDFSTLQYVYVIKDKLAQEQKALESKLPNEQ encoded by the coding sequence ATGCGTAACCTTTGGATTTTTATAAACAGATACAACGCATTTTTCTTTTTTATCATTTTCTTTACTATCGGAATTTATCTGACAGTAAGCAATAACTCCTATCAGCGCAGTGTAACCGTTAACTCCACCAATGAAGTAGTCGGTACCGCTTATAAAAACCTGAATGTATTAAAAAAATACATCAATTTAGGGGATGTAAATGATAGCTTGGCAGTAGAAAATGCGAAGCTAAAAACAGAACTTCTTGCACTCAACAGTATCGACAGTGCGAAAAATGTAGTCGTTAAAGACACGCTCAACAAAACTCAGTACACTTATCTCTCAGCAAGGGTCATCAAGAATTCGATTACGCTCAGGAATAACATCATCACCATCAACCGCGGTACTGCCGACGGTATTGAAAGTGGTATGGCAGTCATTTCTCAGGGAAAAGGTGTAGTGGGCTATATCAGAGATGTTTCAGAACACCTGGCCACTATTGAGTCATTACTGCATAAAGACACCAAAGTGAGTGTCACCTTAAAGAAAAACAATGCCATGGGTACCCTAGTCTGGGGAACCAAGAATTTTGACTATAGAAAAGCGTATATCAAAGATGTACCAAATCACTACAAGATTGCCTTAAAAGACACCGTAGTGACCTCCAGTTATTCTCACTTCCCTCCAGGTATCCTTGTGGGCAGAGTGAGCAATACCGGCATCTCTACTGGGGATAATTTCATGACGATCGAAATCGATCTTTTCAATGATTTTAGTACCTTACAATATGTTTATGTCATTAAAGACAAATTAGCACAGGAACAGAAAGCTTTAGAATCAAAATTGCCAAATGAACAGTAA
- the mrdA gene encoding penicillin-binding protein 2, translated as MDNLFNRKYIIQGLFILVALILVGTLFYIQVASDKYFLSAESNVLRKIYTFPARGVILDRNEKVLVQNEPVYDLMVIPNQVKEFDTLSLINIIGIDMKRFKKSFNRATVQSRYQPSIFEKQLSVQVYAALSEQLARFPGFFVQSRTVRYYPDSLAGHFFGYVKEVSKKDIEMSEGYYRPGDYIGKAGVEKQYNDVLRGEKGIINMLYDARNVPKGSYAEGKFDTLARSGEKVISSLDFRIQKLGEELMKNKVGSIVAIEPATGEILAFVSSPGYDPNLMVGRQQGNNYMDLINQEKNPNRVFTVRPIQGYYSPGSSFKPLDALLGLQEGVIDPNTTFNCPGYYMAGNHKVKCEHVDGNISLRKGLARSCNTYALYVFQKLMTQKKFKNQRIAYDEWQKRVQKFGLGEKLGVDLPSERPGNLYTSDHYNKKYGNRWGYTTVISLGIGQGEMDATPLQMANIMAIIANRGYYVKPHLIKAIGENKVIKKEYARKNYVDVDARHFEPVIDGMQDAVNAPWGTARQSAIENIVMCGKTGTVQNPRGKNHSVFIGFAPRDNPKIAIAVVVENAGFGSTYAAPIASYIAEKYLKDSLSVNKRAGAEWMKKQVILPVPKKPKLKAKPLLADSLKKDSTGKSLTPAKMLPATASGAATSTAPAKATIVPVKPAGIPAKTTNSKPTSQTP; from the coding sequence ATGGACAATCTATTTAACCGTAAATATATTATTCAGGGCTTATTTATATTGGTTGCCTTAATACTGGTCGGTACCCTGTTTTATATCCAGGTAGCCAGCGACAAGTACTTCCTTTCTGCCGAAAGTAATGTTTTGCGTAAGATCTATACCTTCCCAGCCAGAGGGGTAATTCTCGATAGAAATGAAAAAGTGCTGGTTCAGAATGAGCCGGTATATGACCTGATGGTGATCCCAAATCAGGTGAAAGAGTTTGATACGCTATCGCTGATCAACATCATTGGCATTGACATGAAACGCTTTAAGAAAAGTTTCAACAGAGCGACTGTACAGTCCAGGTATCAGCCCAGTATTTTTGAAAAACAACTTTCTGTACAGGTCTATGCTGCTTTATCCGAGCAGCTTGCTCGTTTTCCGGGCTTCTTCGTACAAAGCAGAACGGTGAGGTATTATCCGGATAGTCTCGCAGGCCATTTCTTTGGTTATGTAAAGGAGGTATCCAAGAAAGACATTGAAATGAGCGAGGGCTATTACCGTCCCGGTGATTACATTGGAAAAGCAGGCGTAGAAAAACAATATAACGATGTGCTCCGTGGTGAAAAAGGGATCATCAACATGCTTTATGATGCTCGAAATGTACCGAAAGGAAGTTATGCCGAAGGGAAATTTGATACCCTCGCCAGATCTGGAGAAAAAGTAATTTCTTCACTGGATTTCCGTATTCAGAAGCTTGGAGAAGAGCTGATGAAAAACAAAGTGGGCAGTATAGTAGCCATTGAACCTGCAACAGGAGAAATTCTGGCCTTTGTCAGTAGCCCAGGTTACGACCCCAACCTCATGGTAGGCCGTCAGCAGGGCAACAATTATATGGACCTGATCAATCAGGAGAAAAATCCAAACCGGGTATTTACGGTACGTCCTATTCAGGGCTATTATTCCCCTGGATCTTCGTTTAAGCCGCTGGATGCCTTACTGGGTTTACAGGAAGGCGTCATAGATCCAAATACCACGTTTAACTGTCCTGGTTATTATATGGCCGGAAACCATAAAGTGAAGTGTGAACACGTAGATGGAAATATCAGTCTGCGTAAAGGTTTAGCCAGATCTTGTAATACGTATGCGCTGTATGTGTTCCAAAAACTAATGACGCAGAAGAAATTCAAAAACCAACGGATTGCCTATGATGAATGGCAGAAGCGGGTACAGAAATTTGGCCTTGGTGAAAAATTAGGGGTGGATCTTCCTTCAGAACGCCCGGGAAACTTATACACCTCCGATCATTACAACAAGAAATACGGGAATCGCTGGGGATATACCACGGTGATTTCCCTAGGAATTGGTCAGGGTGAGATGGATGCCACGCCATTACAGATGGCCAACATCATGGCCATCATTGCCAACAGAGGGTATTATGTAAAACCCCACCTGATTAAAGCCATTGGTGAGAATAAAGTGATCAAAAAAGAATATGCCCGCAAAAACTATGTAGATGTAGATGCCAGACACTTTGAGCCCGTAATTGATGGGATGCAGGATGCAGTAAATGCACCATGGGGCACTGCCAGACAATCTGCAATTGAAAACATTGTGATGTGTGGTAAAACAGGAACAGTACAAAATCCACGTGGAAAAAATCACTCCGTATTTATAGGTTTTGCTCCCCGAGACAATCCAAAGATTGCCATCGCAGTAGTCGTAGAAAATGCAGGTTTTGGAAGTACGTATGCCGCTCCGATTGCCAGCTACATCGCAGAGAAATATCTGAAAGATAGTCTTTCAGTAAATAAAAGAGCCGGTGCTGAATGGATGAAGAAACAAGTCATCTTACCTGTTCCGAAAAAACCGAAACTAAAAGCGAAGCCATTGCTGGCCGATTCTTTGAAAAAAGATTCTACTGGAAAGTCTCTGACTCCAGCAAAGATGTTGCCTGCAACAGCATCTGGAGCAGCAACAAGTACAGCACCCGCTAAGGCCACGATCGTACCCGTTAAACCAGCAGGTATACCTGCAAAAACAACAAATAGTAAACCCACCTCACAAACACCATAA
- the rodA gene encoding rod shape-determining protein RodA, with the protein MTTQQGNRFFFNVDWITILLYVALCAIGFVNIYASIFNGSVANEFSFAAKYGKQLIYIITGLILGFSILLLDAKFFSVFSPIVYGITMLLLIAVLVVGRKVAGNQAWIPLGTFRLQPSELAKFGTALLLARYVSSFNPKFRDVKSIFFAVVIVGIPLFLIMLQPDTGSALVFLSFMFPLYREGLSGYFLLIFLGMIVLFIADFLVPAEILIPLILAIGGLFIYQNRRKHKVMISCIIVTVVAVGYLFLVKFAYEKVLEPHQRTRIEILLGLKTDPKGAGYNVIQSKIAIGSGQLTGRGFLEGTQTKYGYVPEQSTDFIFSTIGEEWGFVGCFTVVALYIFMLLRIINLAERQRSTFSRVYGYCVASILFFHVFINIGMTIGIIPVIGIPLPFISYGGSSLWSFTVLLFIFLKLDSNRMGFI; encoded by the coding sequence ATGACAACACAGCAAGGCAACCGTTTCTTTTTCAATGTAGACTGGATTACCATCCTGCTTTACGTAGCCTTGTGTGCCATTGGGTTTGTAAATATTTACGCTTCGATCTTTAATGGATCTGTAGCCAATGAGTTCAGCTTTGCTGCCAAATACGGAAAGCAGCTGATCTACATCATTACCGGGTTGATTCTTGGGTTTTCCATTTTATTACTGGATGCTAAATTTTTCAGTGTCTTCTCGCCCATTGTATATGGGATCACCATGCTGCTGCTCATTGCCGTACTTGTTGTTGGAAGAAAAGTAGCCGGAAACCAGGCCTGGATCCCATTAGGAACCTTTAGGCTCCAACCTTCTGAGCTGGCAAAATTCGGTACTGCCTTGCTCCTTGCCAGATATGTGAGCTCATTTAACCCCAAATTCAGGGACGTAAAGTCTATATTTTTCGCTGTAGTGATTGTGGGGATTCCTTTGTTTTTAATCATGCTTCAACCGGATACAGGCTCAGCATTGGTATTTTTGTCCTTCATGTTTCCATTGTACAGAGAAGGACTGTCGGGATACTTCCTGCTGATCTTTTTAGGAATGATCGTGTTGTTTATCGCCGATTTCCTGGTTCCTGCGGAGATATTAATCCCGCTCATACTCGCCATAGGCGGTCTGTTTATCTATCAGAACAGAAGGAAACACAAGGTCATGATCTCCTGTATCATTGTCACGGTGGTGGCAGTTGGCTACCTGTTTCTGGTGAAATTCGCCTACGAAAAGGTCTTAGAGCCTCATCAGCGCACAAGAATTGAAATTCTGCTGGGCCTTAAGACAGATCCTAAAGGAGCTGGATATAATGTGATTCAATCGAAGATTGCAATTGGTTCCGGACAGTTAACCGGAAGGGGTTTTTTAGAAGGTACACAAACGAAATACGGTTATGTACCTGAGCAAAGTACCGACTTTATTTTCTCCACCATTGGTGAAGAATGGGGATTTGTAGGCTGCTTTACGGTGGTTGCACTGTATATCTTTATGCTCCTGCGGATCATCAATCTCGCCGAGCGACAGCGTTCTACCTTCTCCAGGGTATACGGCTATTGTGTGGCCAGTATTCTCTTTTTCCACGTGTTCATTAACATAGGAATGACGATTGGGATCATTCCCGTAATTGGAATTCCTTTGCCTTTTATCAGCTACGGTGGTTCCTCACTGTGGAGTTTCACCGTATTGCTGTTCATCTTCTTAAAACTGGACTCTAACCGGATGGGCTTTATTTAA
- a CDS encoding thymidine kinase, translated as MLFSEQNYRRGEFCGSIEVICGSMFSGKTEELLRRLKRATIAKLKVEIFKPATDTRYDDRDVVSHDRNSIPSTPVENSAAILLLDTDVQVVGIDEAQFFDENLPEVCNILAQRGIRVIVAGLDMDFSGKPFGPMPNLMAIAELVTKVNAICVRCGSPAAYSYRTVADQSKVLLGEKDSYEPRCRPCFHAKD; from the coding sequence ATGTTATTCAGCGAACAAAATTACAGAAGAGGAGAGTTTTGCGGGAGTATAGAGGTAATTTGCGGCTCTATGTTTTCAGGTAAAACAGAAGAATTATTAAGAAGATTAAAGCGTGCAACGATCGCTAAATTAAAAGTAGAAATCTTCAAACCCGCTACTGATACCCGATATGATGATCGTGATGTTGTTTCCCACGACAGGAATTCTATTCCTTCTACTCCGGTAGAGAATTCTGCTGCCATTCTATTATTAGATACCGACGTGCAAGTGGTAGGCATCGATGAAGCGCAGTTTTTTGATGAAAATCTTCCTGAAGTCTGCAATATTCTAGCGCAGCGCGGCATCCGTGTCATTGTTGCTGGTCTGGACATGGACTTCAGTGGAAAACCATTTGGGCCAATGCCAAATCTGATGGCCATTGCAGAACTGGTGACCAAAGTTAATGCGATATGCGTACGTTGCGGCAGTCCCGCAGCCTATTCTTACCGTACCGTAGCCGATCAATCAAAAGTCCTTCTGGGAGAGAAAGATAGCTATGAACCAAGATGTCGCCCCTGCTTCCATGCCAAGGACTAA
- a CDS encoding lipid II:glycine glycyltransferase FemX, which translates to MNIAIDKKDIKEVYETSIVQQTAFWSEVKTQQGLQSKAFNFKVGNEDIYHDALTNTYTHADFLVLLQPLDSEHSIAYVPYGPEIEPNEEYQGKFLEELSENLRAHLPKKCILIRYDLAWESHWAKENDSFDESGIWNGPPEKKYQEFRFNFNTTNWNLKKANSDILPSNTIFLDLQKDESTLLNSMKPKTRYNINLSHRKGVNVTRVGMENLHVWYALYQETAIRNRIHINDIEYFRTVLSARAEDTASPAEVELLLADSDGQPLAAMFLVIAGQRGTYLYGASSSSNRNYMATYALQWEAMKIAKNKGCLEYDFFGVAPQPDPAHPLYGLYKFKTGFGGELYHRMGCWDYPLDAAQYHRFIATEMQSQGYHL; encoded by the coding sequence ATGAATATAGCCATTGACAAAAAAGACATTAAAGAAGTTTATGAGACTTCAATAGTTCAGCAAACTGCATTCTGGTCGGAAGTAAAAACCCAACAAGGCCTCCAATCTAAAGCATTCAATTTTAAAGTCGGCAATGAAGACATTTATCATGATGCTTTAACGAATACTTATACGCATGCTGATTTTCTGGTATTACTTCAGCCCCTGGATAGCGAACATAGCATCGCTTATGTTCCTTATGGGCCGGAGATCGAACCTAATGAAGAATACCAGGGGAAATTCCTCGAAGAATTGTCGGAGAATCTCCGCGCACATCTTCCAAAAAAATGCATTTTGATCAGGTATGACCTGGCCTGGGAATCCCATTGGGCAAAAGAAAATGACAGCTTTGATGAGTCTGGCATCTGGAACGGTCCGCCGGAAAAGAAATACCAGGAGTTCCGATTTAATTTCAATACGACAAACTGGAACCTGAAAAAGGCAAATTCAGATATTCTACCTTCAAACACCATTTTCCTTGATCTGCAAAAAGACGAAAGCACTTTACTGAATTCCATGAAGCCTAAAACGAGGTACAACATCAACCTGTCTCATAGAAAAGGAGTAAATGTGACCAGAGTAGGCATGGAAAACCTCCATGTGTGGTACGCATTATATCAGGAAACTGCCATCAGAAACCGCATACATATCAATGATATTGAATATTTCAGAACGGTACTTTCTGCACGTGCTGAGGATACAGCTTCGCCGGCAGAGGTAGAACTTTTATTAGCCGATAGCGATGGACAACCATTGGCAGCCATGTTTCTTGTGATTGCCGGACAAAGAGGTACCTATCTTTATGGGGCTTCCTCTTCCAGTAACCGGAATTATATGGCCACGTATGCCTTGCAATGGGAAGCAATGAAAATCGCTAAGAACAAAGGATGTCTGGAATACGACTTCTTTGGCGTGGCACCGCAGCCAGATCCCGCTCATCCATTATACGGTTTGTATAAGTTTAAAACTGGATTTGGAGGGGAGTTATACCATAGAATGGGCTGCTGGGATTATCCACTGGATGCAGCGCAATACCACCGTTTTATTGCCACAGAAATGCAAAGCCAGGGCTATCACCTTTAG